Proteins from a single region of Chitinophagales bacterium:
- the paaA gene encoding 1,2-phenylacetyl-CoA epoxidase subunit PaaA produces the protein MYGGGAIFNDKDLEKAGKEEDPKLLEAFQARIDRGEKIEPHDWMPAQYRKQLIRMIEQHAHSEIIGALPEGTWITRAPGFKRKMALIAKVQDEVGHAHLLYSAAETLGKPREQMINDLLSGKSKYSNVFNYPAETWADVAVIGFLIDAAAIVNQLANSKGSYGPYSRALHRICAEEAFHLKQGHDNFVYLATGTETQRNMLQEAIKRWYKPIIHFFGPPDPESKHSDQLMRWKVKMASNDDMRNQFLSTYVPKVRELGLDFPDPNLKKNTDGTWTFSDPDWDEFWRVIKGDGPCNKERIGVRAWAEEHGRWVREALLTPANKHTVPAA, from the coding sequence ATGTACGGAGGAGGAGCAATTTTTAACGACAAAGATTTAGAAAAAGCGGGAAAGGAAGAAGATCCAAAGTTATTGGAAGCTTTTCAGGCAAGGATAGATAGAGGCGAAAAAATTGAACCGCATGACTGGATGCCCGCCCAATACAGAAAACAACTGATAAGGATGATTGAGCAACACGCTCATTCAGAAATCATAGGAGCCTTGCCCGAGGGCACTTGGATAACAAGAGCCCCGGGATTTAAAAGGAAAATGGCACTGATTGCCAAAGTTCAGGACGAAGTGGGACATGCCCACCTACTCTATTCTGCTGCAGAAACATTAGGAAAGCCCAGGGAACAAATGATCAACGACTTGCTTTCGGGAAAGTCAAAGTATTCCAATGTATTCAATTATCCTGCCGAAACATGGGCGGATGTTGCTGTTATTGGATTTTTAATTGATGCAGCAGCAATTGTCAATCAATTGGCCAATTCCAAAGGTTCCTATGGTCCTTACAGTCGCGCCCTGCACAGAATTTGTGCAGAGGAAGCTTTTCACCTTAAGCAGGGACACGACAATTTTGTGTACCTCGCTACAGGAACTGAAACCCAAAGAAACATGCTACAAGAAGCCATTAAAAGATGGTACAAACCAATCATTCACTTTTTTGGACCGCCCGATCCGGAATCAAAACACTCCGATCAATTGATGCGCTGGAAAGTGAAAATGGCATCGAATGACGATATGCGCAATCAATTTTTGAGTACTTATGTGCCAAAAGTAAGAGAACTTGGATTGGATTTCCCCGATCCAAATTTGAAGAAAAATACGGATGGCACCTGGACTTTTTCAGACCCAGATTGGGATGAATTCTGGAGAGTGATCAAAGGCGATGGCCCCTGCAACAAAGAACGAATTGGAGTAAGAGCCTGGGCAGAAGAACACGGCAGATGGGTAAGGGAAGCATTGCTTACACCTGCCAATAAACACACTGTACCGGCAGCATAA